GTGTCACGATCCCGGCGGGAACGCGCCTGGAAGCTACCGACGGAGAGGGGACAACCAGACGCTTCGAGACCGACCACGACGTGGTCTGTGCCGATGCCGAGCTGGCGGCGGTCGTGACCGTCGACGAGACGGGCGTGACCGACAACACCACGGCCAACGAGACTGAGGGGATGTTCTTCCGGGCGTTCGGAGATAGTGCGCACGCGGGCGCGACGCTGTGTCTCGGCTTCGAGGGCGATCCATTCGCCGCGGTCGATCGGTGCTCGCTGTCGGTTGCCTATCACGACGCCAACCTTCCCGAGCCGGACGGCGAGGCCGACGACCCGGAGACGTTCGTCCCCTCCGTCGAAGTCGTCTGGGAGTACTGTACCGACGAATCTCGGTGGGCCGACGACGACGCCTGGAAGCGGCTCCTGCTTCTGGGTGACGGGACCGACCGGTTCTACGAGGGGGGTGCAATCGCCCTGGGCCGGCCGCCCGGTTACGAGCCGACGACGCCGGGCGAACGCGGCGTCGGACCACACGACCCGGGACTGGTGTGGCTGCGCTGTCGGATCCGTACGCTGGGTCACGAGATCCCGCCGCAGTTCGAGGCGATCAGGACGAACGTCGTCACCGCGAGCCACCGAATCACCGACACCGACGTCACGCTGGAGCGGATCGAGGACGGGAGCGTGCCGGCGCTGGACGGCCAGCGCTTCGCGTTTCCGGATACGCCTGTGCAGGCGGCGACGATCGCCGTCGATGGCGAGACCTGGGCCGAGGTGCCGGACTTCGACGCGTCGGGACCGGACGAACGCCACTACGTGCTCGATCCCGAGGCCGGCGAGATTCGCTTCGGCGACGGTGAGCGCGGGGCAGTGCCACCGGCCGAGGCGACCGTCGTGGCGACGTCGGTCGTATACGGGGGCGGCGATGCGGGTAACGTCCCGGAGTCGGCGGCCTGGAACGTCGCCGAACCCGACCGGGAACTCGGCGACGGTCTGCGGTGTGAAGACGTCTCGCTGTCGTCGCTCGGGCCGGCGACCGGCGGGCGTGACATGGAGTCGATCGAGGCGGCGTTCCGTCGCGTCAAGCGCGACCGTCGCGTCCCGTATCGGGGCGTGACGGCCGAGGACTACGCCGCGATCGCCCGACGGACACCCGGCCTCCGAATCGCGCGGACGACCGTCGCCATCGACACTGACGACGGCCGGCCCGAAGTCGAAGTCGTAGTCGTCCCGTACGCGCCGGCCGACTGCTCGAAACCGGAGCCAAGCGACGGGTTTCTCGCAGCGGTGCAGCGCCAACTCGACGCGCGCCGGCTGTTGACCGATAGGGTGACCGCAGCCGCGCCCACGTACGTCGGATTGACGATCGACGCCGAGGCCCGGACCCGCCGGACCTACGCGGGCGTCGGCCAGGAGACGGCGGTGCGGACGGCCATCGAGGAGTACCTCGATCCGCTCCGGGGCGGCCAGGAGGGCGAGGGCTGGCCGTTCGGCCACGGTGTCTCGGAGGTTGAACTCGCCGATGTCCTCGACTCCCTGGAGATGGTCGATCGGGTACAGGACGTGACCGTGACGGCACACGGCGACGCGACGGTGGCCGGAGACGGAACGATTACCATCCCCGAGACGGCGCTGTTCTACGTCGAGTCGATCACGACTGACCTCCGGGTCCGAGAACAGGAGACAGGAGGTGCCCGTGGATGACGTTCTCGACAGCGCGGACGGTGACAGCGGCCGACTGGCGGTCGTGGGGGCGGTGTAACGTCGCCGTCACTGGTGGCGGCGTCGTCCTGCGATCCTCGCCTGCTATCGAGGAGACGGTACGTTCGATCGACGCCGTGGATCTGGCGGTTTCTGCCGACGGCGCGCTGTACGCGCTCGGACCGGCGGGGACGCTGACCAGACACGACCGCGAGCAGGGGATCGAACAGCAGCTGTGGCAGCCGGGTCCGGGTGCGTTCGAGCCGGCGGCGGTCTGTGTCGACGGTGATCGGGCGTACGTGGCGGACCGCTCGGCGGGGCGGCTCGTCGCCATCTCGACGCGGCTGCAGCGCCAGATCGGGACGGTCGAGACGGATCTTGAGACGCCGGTCGAGCTGGCGACGGCAGGCGGGTCGGTGCTCGCACTGGACGCCGGCCGCGAGGACTCGGCGGGGCGGCTCGTCCGGGTCGGGCCGGCCGGCCAGACCGAGTCGATCCTCGACGGTGTCGAGTCGCCACGCGACCTGCTCGTGACTGGGCGTGGGGAGGGGTGGGTGCTCGATGCACCCTCCGAAAGACCGCGCCTCCGAACGATCGATGGCGAGCGTACGCTGTCGCTGTCGTCGCTTCGGCTGGGTTCGTCGGGCGAGTCGCTGACGCCGACGTGTCTCGGCCGTTCCGAGGCGGGGCCGGTCGTTCTCGGCTGTCGGACCGACGACGGCGAGTTCGTCCTCTGTACGTACGAGCTAGGGGCGTCTGTAGCAACCGAACGTCACCGCCAGGGGCGCTCGTGGCGGACGCTGGTCGGCGTCGAGGAAGGACCGCTGTACGCGGCCGTCGGCGACGGGTCGTGTCTCGAACTCGCGGCGACCGAACGGTACACGGTCGAACCCGGCACGTCGCGGTATCGCGGCACGGTTCTGGGTCGGTTCGACGCCGGCACCGACGAGATCGAGTGGCATCGACTCCGACTCGATCTGGGTCGGCAGAGTTCGGGGACGCAGGTCCGGGTTCGCTACTTCGCGACGGACGGACAATCTGTCGACACCGGTGGGCTCTCGGCCCTCGAGTGCCTGTCTGCGGACGACGCCGCGACGCTGGCGTCGGCCGGCGTCACGT
The Halapricum salinum genome window above contains:
- a CDS encoding phage tail protein, which produces MTFSTARTVTAADWRSWGRCNVAVTGGGVVLRSSPAIEETVRSIDAVDLAVSADGALYALGPAGTLTRHDREQGIEQQLWQPGPGAFEPAAVCVDGDRAYVADRSAGRLVAISTRLQRQIGTVETDLETPVELATAGGSVLALDAGREDSAGRLVRVGPAGQTESILDGVESPRDLLVTGRGEGWVLDAPSERPRLRTIDGERTLSLSSLRLGSSGESLTPTCLGRSEAGPVVLGCRTDDGEFVLCTYELGASVATERHRQGRSWRTLVGVEEGPLYAAVGDGSCLELAATERYTVEPGTSRYRGTVLGRFDAGTDEIEWHRLRLDLGRQSSGTQVRVRYFATDGQSVDTGGLSALECLSADDAATLASAGVTSVWGLASSDPAVLSAELPAVSEREVTAWRRAAEQAIDWREVGTPDPTDVLLEGAAGRYLHVAIELRGSRTTSPRIDAVEAFCPRQSYLRYLPDIYREDGTSAAFLERFLSIFESMFVDVEREIETITRYFDPGGVPSDSLEWLASWLAVDVDESWPESARRELLVRAPELYRQRGTRAGLRAMLELYLRHVEPPAPVPDRGSSALRRATETATNAARVANADGGTDRAGGLPHELFVLEHADLDGIESDAAREPFERALAGPQSFVVYAGPFAREEHHDAVERIVDREAPAHTRGAVVGIEQSFELAGNTFLGVNSTLTDRELELGQTALGGNAVLRGETDATR
- a CDS encoding putative baseplate assembly protein, which codes for MGVDVPELDDREYEELLDAAKKVIPATAESWTDMNPHDPGVTIVELLAWLTESYVYQLDQVTDDHREKYLRLVGASRRRPQSASVALSLSPPGQCVTIPAGTRLEATDGEGTTRRFETDHDVVCADAELAAVVTVDETGVTDNTTANETEGMFFRAFGDSAHAGATLCLGFEGDPFAAVDRCSLSVAYHDANLPEPDGEADDPETFVPSVEVVWEYCTDESRWADDDAWKRLLLLGDGTDRFYEGGAIALGRPPGYEPTTPGERGVGPHDPGLVWLRCRIRTLGHEIPPQFEAIRTNVVTASHRITDTDVTLERIEDGSVPALDGQRFAFPDTPVQAATIAVDGETWAEVPDFDASGPDERHYVLDPEAGEIRFGDGERGAVPPAEATVVATSVVYGGGDAGNVPESAAWNVAEPDRELGDGLRCEDVSLSSLGPATGGRDMESIEAAFRRVKRDRRVPYRGVTAEDYAAIARRTPGLRIARTTVAIDTDDGRPEVEVVVVPYAPADCSKPEPSDGFLAAVQRQLDARRLLTDRVTAAAPTYVGLTIDAEARTRRTYAGVGQETAVRTAIEEYLDPLRGGQEGEGWPFGHGVSEVELADVLDSLEMVDRVQDVTVTAHGDATVAGDGTITIPETALFYVESITTDLRVREQETGGARG